A window of Peromyscus eremicus chromosome 7, PerEre_H2_v1, whole genome shotgun sequence contains these coding sequences:
- the Matcap2 gene encoding putative tyrosine carboxypeptidase MATCAP2 isoform X7, translating into MPTPLCQSINIMALTLQKYGSYEKFEQATGGSLLSKTRIWSHVRKYMVKEGCLGEIVVHLTEDLLSRASMTVVNGCPTLTINISTAREHWLEGMLRHEIGTHYFRGINNLQQPWNNWIGRKKHELKPNNPTEEGLASIHSVLFRKDPFLWRAALLYYTVYQASRMSFCELFKDIGKFVKDPNTRWDYCVRAKRGWTDTSQPGCFSKDQVYLDGILQILRFRESIDFHLLTALGKVSYEDVDRLKGLAVTENLRVPHFLHDHSRYMEHLEKIMEVNELTDAELKALI; encoded by the exons TCCATCAATATCATGGCGCTGACTTTACAGAAATACGGAAGTTATGAGAAATTTGAACAAGCTACTGGTGGAAGCTTGTTGTCTAAAACTCGAATCTGGAGTCACGTTAGGAAGTACATGGTGAAGGAAGGCTGCCTCGGAGAG ATTGTAGTTCATCTCACTGAAGACCTGCTTTCCAGGGCATCCATGACCGTAGTAAATGGATGCCCAACTCTAACCATCAATATTTCTACTGCGAGAGAGCATTGGCTGGAGGGAATGCTGAGGCATGAGATAG GTACTCATTACTTCCGGGGTATTAATAACCTTCAGCAACCATGGAACAATTGGATTGGCCGCAAAAAACATGAGCTAAAGCCAAACAACCCTACAGAGGAAGGGCTGGCCAGCATTCAtagtgtcctgttcagaaaagACCCCTTCCTGTGGAGGGCTGCCCTCCTCTACTACACAGTCTATCAAGCCAGCCGGATGTCCTTTTGTGAACTTTTCAAAGACATTGGCAAGTTCGTCAAGGACCCTAATACAAGATGGGATTACTGTGTAAGAGCCAAGAGAGGGTGGACTGACACTTCCCAGCCAG GGTGTTTCAGTAAAGACCAGGTGTACTTGGATGGAATCCTTCAAATCCTTCGATTCAGAGAGTCCATAGACTTTCATCTGCTGACTGCCCTGGGCAAG GTATCTTATGAAGATGTGGATCGCTTGAAAGGATTGGCAGTTACTGAAAACTTGAGAGTCCCCCACTTCCTACATGATCACAGCCGGTACATGGAGCACTTAGAGAAGATCATGGAAGTGAACGAGCTGACCGATGCAGAGCTGAAAGCCCTCATCTAA